The Gammaproteobacteria bacterium DNA window CCCTTCTGCGGGCGCTCGTGCCGGAACATCGGTCCGTGGCACCACAAGCGCTGCACCTGGTTGTAAAGCAGGCCATTGCTGAGGCCGGCACGCACCATCCCGGCGGTAGCTTCGGGGCGCAGCGTGAGATGCTCGCCATTGCGATCCTCGAAGCTGTACATCTCCTTTTCAACGATATCGGTGACTGCGCCGATGGAGCGCGCAAACAACTCGGTCTTCTCCACGATGGGCACGCGCATCTCGCGGTAGCCATACGCACCCAGCACCTTGCGCGTCACGCTTTCCAGCTGATGCCAGCGCGGCGTGGCGTCCGGCAGGATGTCGTTCATGCCGCGGATGGGCGGAATCAGCTCGCTCAAGGGAAACCCCGAAAAATCAGCAACGCATGCGCGGTCAGCCGCCGGGCTTGCCGGTACCCGCGCCACTCCCGAGAGTGAAGCGCGCGGTATTGGTGTTCGGCTGGATAAATGGATCCTGGTTGAACGCCTTGCCGTCGAATTCAATGCTGACACCCGGAGCATTGCCGAGAAACACCTGCAGAGGACCCAAGCCGCTGATCTCGATGTTGTCGCCGGCAGGCACCAGGCTGTAGTACAGGCGTTTGCCGGCCGCATCATACACCTCGATCCAGGAAGCCTCATGCACGCTGAACTTTACGTGCGCCAGCATCGCGGGCGCCACTCCCGGCTCGGTCAACGAAACGTTGCCCGCCGCGCGTTCGCCGACCGCGGATTTCAGCGGCGCCCGTTGCACGCGTGCGCTACCCGCCGCGTTCACGTTCTGCCCGGCGGGACGGACGATTTCACTCTCGCGCGATGCTGTGCTGCGCGCTTCCTCAGCGGCGGCGCTCGGCCGCAGCGCAGGCACGCTGGCCGTGGAGCCGGCGCCCGGCGACAACTGCACACTGGCCGGCGTGGCGCTCTGTGCGACGGCAGGCAGCGCGGGGTTCGGCGCTTGATGCCGCCACCACACCACTGCCAGCACCACCAGCACCACGATCACCGCGATGGAGGAAGCCGGCAGGCCGACGCCGCGCCACATCCTGCCCATGTGATCGGTGCGCTGGGTAACCAGCGGAGGCGGCGCCAGTCTGCCTGAGGCCTGATCGTATTTGGCCAGAACCTCGTCGGGCGGCAGACCCAGCAGACGCGCGTAATTGCGCAGGTGTCCGTGCACGAAAATCGGCGCACCGAGCGCAGCGTAATCGTCCGCTTCCAGTCGCTGGAGGATCTCGTCGCCCACGTGCATTTCCTGGGCGGCCTTGTGCAGCGTGAGGTGCCGCGCCTCACGCGCGGTGCGCAATTCTTCGCCGAGACTGCCGCCGCCGGCAGGCCGGTCAGCCGGATCCTGTGCCATTGAGATCACTCTGAGTGAGCTGCTGCGCTTCGGGAGATTCGGGGAATTGCCTGATCAGTTGCCTGGCGTACTTGACGGCGGCCTGCTGGTTGCCGAGGGCGCGCTCCGTGCGCGCGCCGAGCAGCAACACTTCCGGCCGCGGCCTGGGGGAAGCCGAAGTGAAACGTTCGATGAAAGCGCGCGCCTCCAGATAGTGTTTCTGCTCGTAACTCATGCGCGCCATCTGGTAGAGCGCGTCAGGAAAATTCGGATTGATGGCCAGCGCGCGGCGAAAATACTGTGCAGCTGCGGCCTGGTCGGGAATCTTGTTGGCGCACACGCCGGCGTTGGTATAGGCCGCCTCCGGCGTGGGATACAGCGGATTCTCCGCGGCCTTGAGGAAATACTGTTCGGATTCCTGCGGCTTGCCGTGCTGGCACAGGAACACCGCGTAGTTGTTCTGGGTTTGCGGATTATCCGGCGCCTTGCGCAAGGCGGTGCGGAAATTCTCGTCCGCGCGTTGCGTGTCGCCGGTGCTGTTGTACAACAGCCCGAGCGCCATGTAGGCATTGGCATTGTCGGAATCCTGCTTGAGTGCCAGCTGCAGCTTCTCCATCGCCAGATCGCGCCGGCCCTGCTGCAGATAGGCAACCCCCAGCTCCACGTTGAATTGTGAGGCCTGCTGCAATGACACCTTGTCGCCCGGCGCCGAGGACGAACTGACGCACGCCGCCAGCAATCCAGCCGCAAGCAACACCGCAACTCCGCCTGCAATCCGTATATTCATGCCAGCGCCTCCATTGAGCTTGGCCGCCGTTCGGCACGGCGAATCCGGTCCTGCACCTGCCCGGCCAGCTGGCCGCAGGCGGCATCAATATCCTCGCCGCGCGTACGGCGCGTGATGGTGACGATGCCTTGACGCCACAGGTACTCGCCGAAGCGGTCAATCACCGCCTGCGGCGAGCGCCGGTAGTTCGTTCCGGGGAAAGAATTGAACGGAATCAGATTGACCTTGCAGGGAATGTCGCGCACCAGCGCCGCCAGTGCGCGCGCCTGCTCCGGGTTGTCATTGACGCCTTCCAGCATCACGTATTCGAAGGTGACGTGTACATGGCTGCGATCCTTGTTGGCCACGTAGCGCCGGCACGCGGCCATGAGCTCGGCAAGCGGGTGCACCTGGTTGATGGGCACGAGTTCATCGCGTAAGGCATCGTCGGGCGCATGCAGCGACACCGCCAATGCCACGTCGCAGTCGCGCGCGAGCTTGTCGAGATTTGGCACCAGACCCGACGTGCTCACGGTCACGCGCCGCTTGGACAGGCCGTAGCCGAAGTCGTCCAGCAGGATGCGCAACACCGGCAGCACGTTGCGGTAATTCGCCAGCGGCTCGCCCATGCCCATGAACACCACGTTGGTGATCGGACGCTCCGCGCCGAGCGCGCGCTGTGCGACCAGCACCTGCGCGATGATTTCCGCGCTCGTGAGGTTGCGGTTGAATCCCTGTTTGCCGGTGGCGCAGAAGCTGCAGTTCATGGCGCAGCCGACCTGCGAAGAGATGCACAAGGTACCGCGGTAGCGACCCGAGGCGTTGGCCGAGGGGCCCCCTTTGGGGGATCGGCCCGCCGGTGGGGCGCATGCGGCCGCAGTCGCAGGAGTTGCGAGTGCAGCCAGTTCAATTTCCGCTATTGCTTCATCGCCAACAGCGCGGTCGCGACCCGAGGCGCTGGCCGAGGAGCCCCTTTCAGGGGATCGGACCGCCGGTGGGTCGCTTGCGACCGCAGTCGCGGCATCCGGGAAATCAGTCGGCGCAACATCCGCTATTGCATCATCATTGCTCGTGCGGTCGCCTTCGGGGATGAAGACAGTTTCAATGCTGTTGAACGCGTCCACGCCCAGCAGCCACTTGCGCGTGCCGTCCGCGGAAAGCTGGTCGGCAAACACCGGCGGCAGACTAATTGCGGCACACTCCTTGAGGCGGGTGCGCAACGACTTGCCGAGGTCGGTCATGGCCTCGAAATCGGCGACGCCGCGCTGGTACATCCACTGCATCACCTGGCGCGCGTGAAACGGCTTGGCGCCCAATGCAGAGAAAAACTTTTCCAGCTCCGGACGTTCCAGCCCGAGCAGATTGGTTTTGGATGGGGTGGCCGCCATGTGTCCTCAGCGAGTCCGCGGACAGAGATCCAGATCGGCAAAAAAGAAGCTGATTTCATGGCGCGCGGTTTCCGCCCCATCGGAACCGTGCACCACGTTTTCATCTACGCTGCGGGCAAAGTCGCGTCGAATGGTGCCGGGCACGGCCTTCTGGGGATCGGTGGCCCCCATGACCTCGCGATGCTTGAGGATGGCGTTCTCGCCTTCCAGCACCTGCACCATCACCGGCCCGGAAATCATGAATTCCACCAGCGGCTTGAAGAACGGTCGCGCGCGGTGCACCGCATAGAAAGCCTCGGCCTGGGTGCGGCTCAGATGCAGCATGCGCGCCGCGACGATGCGCAGCCCGGCCTTTTCGAAGCGGGTGTAGATTTCACCGATGATGTTCTTGGCCACGCCATCCGGCTTGACGATGGACAGGGTGCGCTCGATAGCCACAAACACGACTCCAGACGGGGGGTGAGAGGATGCCGACCGCGCCCGAACTGCGCTGCGAAAATCCGGCACGTTCAAGCGCGTAAGTTTACCGGCTGCGGACCGGTTCAGGCAACGAAAAGGCGGGGTAAATCGCTGAAAAACCGGGGGTTAAACCGTGAAGCTCTCGCCGCAGCCGCAGGCATCCTTGACGTTGGGGTTGTCGAACTGGAACGACTCGTTCAGCCCCTTGCGGATGAAATCCACGCACGTGCCGTCGAGCAGCGGCAGGTTCTCGCGGCTCACCAGCACCTTCACGCCGTGCTGCTCGAACACGACATCTTCGGGACCGGCGGTGTCGGCGTAGTCCACCACGTAGGCAAAACCCGAGCAGCCGGTTTTCTTCACCCCCAGGCGCAGGCCGAAACCGCCGCGCTTCTCGAGGTAGCTTTGCACCCGGCGGGCGGCGGAATCGGTCAAAGTAATGGCCATGTTCAAGCCTGTATTTGCGGAACCGACAGCGGTATTACCGACGCACCATTGTAGCGCCCCACGGCATTGCGCACAGCGTCTTCCACGGTAACGGCCGCAGCGCGCTTCTCCGCCGGCAGGCCAAGCTGCTCCGCCAACGTCACCACGCTGAAGCCCGCAGCTTCGGCCGGTGTGCCGCCCTTGAGCGCTTCGCTGGTGAGCGAGCACAACGCGATCGTCGCAGGACAGCCGTACACGCGATAGCGGCAATCGCTGATCCTGCCTTCGGCTGTGAGTTGCAACTGGAACTCCACTTCCCGGCCGTGACGGCGCTGGCCAGCGCTGCCCGCGAGAATCCGTTCATCGCCGGCTGCAAACCGTCCGGCATTGCGCGGCGTGCGGAAATGCGCCCGCACCGCGTCGCTGTAGGAGGCAAATGGATCTGGCATGGCTCAACCGGCCGCGGGCGCGAGTTCCCGCAGGCGATGGTATTCCTCACTCACGATGTGCGCGGCCGTCTGCACTTCTTCGCTGGTAGTGAAGCGCCCGACGCTGAAGCGGATGCTGCTGCCGGCAAGCTGGTCATCGCGGCCCAGTGCGCGCAGCACGAACGAGGGTACCTTGTCGGCCGAGGTGCAGGCCGAACCGCTGGACACCGCGAGGCCATGACAGGCGAACAGCAGACTTTCGCCCTCGATGTCGGGGAAGCCCACGTTGAGGATGCCGCACACTCGCTGGTTCGGATGCCCGTTCAACAATGCTTCCGGCACCGCGGCATGCAGTGCCTGCCACAATTGCTGACGCAGCGCGCTGCAATGCGCTACATCCTTCTGCATTTCTTCGCGCGCGATGCGATAGGCCTCGCCCATGCCCACGATCTGGTGCGTGGCCAGCGTGCCGGAACGCAAACCGTGTTCATGTCCGCCGCCGTGGATCAGCGGATCGAGATTGATGTGCGGCTGGCTGCGTACATACAGCGCGCCGATGCCCTTCGGCCCGTAAACCTTGTGTCCCGAAAACGACATCAGGTCCACCGGCATTTGCTTGAGGTCGATGGGCAGCTTGCCGGCACTCTGCGCCGCATCCACGTGAAACCAGACGCCATGCGCACGCGCGATGGCACCGATAGCGGCGATGTCATTTGCCGTGCCGATTTCATTGTTGACGTGCATGATCGAGACTAGCACGGTATCCGGGCGCAGAGCCTGAGCCACCGCCTGCGGCTCGATCAGCCCGTCGGCATTCGGCTTTATATAAGTGACTTCAAAACCGTCGCGCTCCAGCTGTTTGCAGGTGTCCAGCACCGCCTTGTGTTCGATCCGCGAAGTCACCATGTGCCGGCCCTTGTCGCGATAGAAATGCGCCGCGCCCTTGATCGCCAGATTGTCGGACTCGGTGGCGCCGGACGTAAAAATGATTTCGCCGGGCTCGGCGTTCACCAGCACCGCCACCTGCACGCGCGCCTGCTCAACCGCGCCGCGCGCCTTGCGGCCGGGAGCGTGGGCCGAAGCGGGATTGGCAAACAGGCCCTCGCAGGTCAGAAAGCCGGCCATTTTCTGCGCCACGCGCGCATCCACCGGCGTGGTGGCCGCGTAATCGAGATATATGGTTTTTTCGATCATGTTTCCCCCAAAGTAGTTCACGCCAGCGCTACGGCCCCGCGGCGTCGGGCCGTGATCGCGCCAAGCGCCGCCAGCAGCGCGTCAATGTCGTCTGCACTGTTCTCCGCGCCCAGGCTCACGCGCACCGCACCGCGCGCTGCGATCTCATTGCAGCCCATGGCGAGCAGCACATGGCTGGGGCGGCCGCTGGCGCTATGACAGGCGGACCCGCTTGAGACTGCGAAGCCGCGCCGGTCCAGTTCCATCACCAGCCATTCGCCGACGTAACCCTCGATGCCGAATTGCACGGTATTCGGCAGGCGCTCCGCGTGTGCGGCGAAAATCCGCACGCCGGGTAGTCGATTCAATCCCGCTTCCAGCTGTTCGCGCAGCGTTTGCATTTGCCGGATGCGCGCGTCCAATTCCTGGCGCGCCAGCTCCGCCGCCGCACCGAAGCCGACGATGCCAGCGAGGTCCTCGGTGCCGCCGCGCAATCCCTGTTCCTGGCCGCCGCCGGTTATCTGCGGAGCAAGATCCACGCGCCGGTTGCGGATCAGCGCGCCCACGCCGCGCGGGCCGTTCAACTTGTGCGCCGAGAGCACCATCAGGTCAGCTCCCAGCGCCGCAAAATCCACCGCCATCTTGCCGGCCGCCTGAATTGCATCGGTGTGCAACAGCGCAGCGCGGGCGTGCGCGAATCCGGCCGCGGCATGCACGTCCTGAATTGCGCCGGTCTCGTTGTTGGCCAGCATGACGGACACCAGACGTGTGCCGCCTTCGAGCGCTTTTTCGAGG harbors:
- a CDS encoding RodZ domain-containing protein; the protein is MAQDPADRPAGGGSLGEELRTAREARHLTLHKAAQEMHVGDEILQRLEADDYAALGAPIFVHGHLRNYARLLGLPPDEVLAKYDQASGRLAPPPLVTQRTDHMGRMWRGVGLPASSIAVIVVLVVLAVVWWRHQAPNPALPAVAQSATPASVQLSPGAGSTASVPALRPSAAAEEARSTASRESEIVRPAGQNVNAAGSARVQRAPLKSAVGERAAGNVSLTEPGVAPAMLAHVKFSVHEASWIEVYDAAGKRLYYSLVPAGDNIEISGLGPLQVFLGNAPGVSIEFDGKAFNQDPFIQPNTNTARFTLGSGAGTGKPGG
- the pilW gene encoding type IV pilus biogenesis/stability protein PilW; protein product: MNIRIAGGVAVLLAAGLLAACVSSSSAPGDKVSLQQASQFNVELGVAYLQQGRRDLAMEKLQLALKQDSDNANAYMALGLLYNSTGDTQRADENFRTALRKAPDNPQTQNNYAVFLCQHGKPQESEQYFLKAAENPLYPTPEAAYTNAGVCANKIPDQAAAAQYFRRALAINPNFPDALYQMARMSYEQKHYLEARAFIERFTSASPRPRPEVLLLGARTERALGNQQAAVKYARQLIRQFPESPEAQQLTQSDLNGTGSG
- the rlmN gene encoding 23S rRNA (adenine(2503)-C(2))-methyltransferase RlmN; the protein is MAATPSKTNLLGLERPELEKFFSALGAKPFHARQVMQWMYQRGVADFEAMTDLGKSLRTRLKECAAISLPPVFADQLSADGTRKWLLGVDAFNSIETVFIPEGDRTSNDDAIADVAPTDFPDAATAVASDPPAVRSPERGSSASASGRDRAVGDEAIAEIELAALATPATAAACAPPAGRSPKGGPSANASGRYRGTLCISSQVGCAMNCSFCATGKQGFNRNLTSAEIIAQVLVAQRALGAERPITNVVFMGMGEPLANYRNVLPVLRILLDDFGYGLSKRRVTVSTSGLVPNLDKLARDCDVALAVSLHAPDDALRDELVPINQVHPLAELMAACRRYVANKDRSHVHVTFEYVMLEGVNDNPEQARALAALVRDIPCKVNLIPFNSFPGTNYRRSPQAVIDRFGEYLWRQGIVTITRRTRGEDIDAACGQLAGQVQDRIRRAERRPSSMEALA
- the ndk gene encoding nucleoside-diphosphate kinase; amino-acid sequence: MAIERTLSIVKPDGVAKNIIGEIYTRFEKAGLRIVAARMLHLSRTQAEAFYAVHRARPFFKPLVEFMISGPVMVQVLEGENAILKHREVMGATDPQKAVPGTIRRDFARSVDENVVHGSDGAETARHEISFFFADLDLCPRTR
- a CDS encoding iron-sulfur cluster assembly accessory protein yields the protein MAITLTDSAARRVQSYLEKRGGFGLRLGVKKTGCSGFAYVVDYADTAGPEDVVFEQHGVKVLVSRENLPLLDGTCVDFIRKGLNESFQFDNPNVKDACGCGESFTV
- a CDS encoding iron-sulfur cluster assembly scaffold protein; amino-acid sequence: MPDPFASYSDAVRAHFRTPRNAGRFAAGDERILAGSAGQRRHGREVEFQLQLTAEGRISDCRYRVYGCPATIALCSLTSEALKGGTPAEAAGFSVVTLAEQLGLPAEKRAAAVTVEDAVRNAVGRYNGASVIPLSVPQIQA
- a CDS encoding IscS subfamily cysteine desulfurase, which codes for MEKTIYLDYAATTPVDARVAQKMAGFLTCEGLFANPASAHAPGRKARGAVEQARVQVAVLVNAEPGEIIFTSGATESDNLAIKGAAHFYRDKGRHMVTSRIEHKAVLDTCKQLERDGFEVTYIKPNADGLIEPQAVAQALRPDTVLVSIMHVNNEIGTANDIAAIGAIARAHGVWFHVDAAQSAGKLPIDLKQMPVDLMSFSGHKVYGPKGIGALYVRSQPHINLDPLIHGGGHEHGLRSGTLATHQIVGMGEAYRIAREEMQKDVAHCSALRQQLWQALHAAVPEALLNGHPNQRVCGILNVGFPDIEGESLLFACHGLAVSSGSACTSADKVPSFVLRALGRDDQLAGSSIRFSVGRFTTSEEVQTAAHIVSEEYHRLRELAPAAG
- a CDS encoding cysteine desulfurase family protein; protein product: MSIFLDHNATTPLDPRVLDAMLPLLRGTHGNPASVHRFGRDARVALDRARAQVAALVNAEPPQVVFTGGGTEADNLALRGVCHGTPRGCLLVSAIEHAAIQETADTLAKQGWQVERIPVDNECRLDLRALEKALEGGTRLVSVMLANNETGAIQDVHAAAGFAHARAALLHTDAIQAAGKMAVDFAALGADLMVLSAHKLNGPRGVGALIRNRRVDLAPQITGGGQEQGLRGGTEDLAGIVGFGAAAELARQELDARIRQMQTLREQLEAGLNRLPGVRIFAAHAERLPNTVQFGIEGYVGEWLVMELDRRGFAVSSGSACHSASGRPSHVLLAMGCNEIAARGAVRVSLGAENSADDIDALLAALGAITARRRGAVALA